TCCTTGTAATGATTTCACATAACATTTATATACACATTTGGACAACATTCATACAATATTTACTGTCTATGGATggataaaaattaaatgtaaaataaaataattaatcttTTCATTATGTTACTAATGTCTGATATTAAAAATTTGTCAAGTTGTACTCTTATTATTTCAAAGAAAAGCCAGtaaatacaagggtaatcccaaaagtaagactcctatttttatataagtacatagacctgtttatttctacaatggtttacatcagtttacagcttgaacatttagctattttttgacaaaatcaccatttctgtcgatgcatttttgtagatgctgtggcagtttttgcattcccatgtcataccagctcaccaccatgcttttcagaaagttatgaactggcgcgattgttgcttggtctcaggtgtaaagtggtatgcccaggtttcgtcaaccCATGACAACTGAgtacagaaagttgtcctgttcagctgcaagACTGTGAAGAAATGCACAGGAAGCATCAAATCATTTCTGCATGAGgtcttcagtcagcatgcgtggcacccatcttgcacacatcttccagtagttcaatgtttccgttaaaattctgtgattgGTGCTTCTGGAAACTTCAGGaaccaatgtgcagagatcattcaGGGTGATATGCCAATCTTCACACGTGCTTCGTTCAactttcaacactgtctcctcagaaattgtcgGTCTCCCGCTTCTTTGTTGGTCGTGAATTtcagtccgaccagctgcaaactctctacaccacatacgaacatttttgacattcatGCACAACTCACCAAACACTTCTgtcaattggtgatggatttcaatcagTGCAGTGCCCTTTGCATCCAAAAACTGAATAACTGTGCGCAATTCGCACttagcggtaacatccaacgggagctccgttctcaacggctgccaagcgaaGACTGAGAGCCTCAGCATAGCatgtgcatgtttacacacagcgcgtgaagcactcttcataacagtgtgatcaACTGCGACGCTAACAgagttatatatatataggaaacctcacttttgggattaccctcgtgttTTTTTGTATGATTTCAATGTTACTATTTTTAACATCTCTCATTAAATACAGAGTTCATGTTATTTTTCTATATAAGACAGGATACAACTCATTCAAAATACCAGAACacagaggaaagaaatatttcTGAGTATGTTTCTTGGTCACAGCCATAATTGTAAATTATCTGTGTTTTCTGAAATGCTCCGGATCAACAACTTCTGCTCTGGGTGTGATTGCTGATTAGTGTGGTGGAAGCATCAAAACATTGGCTTGTTTTCcatatttcaaattttcatttcatcTGAAATAACAACATACTGGAACGCTTGTACACTTAGACACAAAGTACGCCGTAGGCAAAGATGTAAAATATGGATATATGTGGTATACTTCCTTAAACCTCCTACATAAGCAACAGCACATTCTAATAAGATTTCTAAGTCTGTCACTGtgaatccatcacaatttgacaaCACTGGCATTCATAAATATgccactataaaaaaaattatcttcattagTCATGACTTAAACTGGCCATGGTACAAAAAATTATGTACCTACAGAACAATTTGTTGGTAAGCAAATAAAAGAATTTAGACataacagaaaacattttttattgaAACCTTATAGAAGAATttttgaatgagagagagagtgggagagagagagagagagagagggagagagagagagagagagagagagggagagagagagagagacagagggagagaagggagtgagtgagtgagtgagtgtgtgtgtgtgtgtgtgtgtgtgtgtatgtgtgtgtgtgtgtatgtgtgtgtgtgcgtgctcatCACAGTGTGGACAATTTACAAGATACATCTGTAAATAAATATCACAAAAAGAAATGAATACCCATGTATTCATTGAGAAAAGAGAGTAGCCTTATTAAATTTCTTCGAAAACTCTGCACAACTGTTGCTAATCAACAGTGTGTTCTATGGAGCATGCAgttagcaaagtgcatagctaactactttaattcttctttgaagTTACTTCAACAGGCATTTATTCCAGATTTAAAACATTTGCTAAAATTCTTCCAATGTATGATCATGTACATATTTTGTTATTCAGATTTTAAAG
This portion of the Schistocerca serialis cubense isolate TAMUIC-IGC-003099 chromosome 3, iqSchSeri2.2, whole genome shotgun sequence genome encodes:
- the LOC126469700 gene encoding protein GVQW3-like produces the protein MKSASRAVCKHAHAMLRLSVFAWQPLRTELPLDVTAKCELRTVIQFLDAKGTALIEIHHQLTEVFGELCMNVKNVRMWCREFAAGRTEIHDQQRSGRPTISEETVLKVERSTCEDWHITLNDLCTLVPEVSRSTNHRILTETLNYWKMCARWVPRMLTEDLMQK